The proteins below are encoded in one region of Chloroflexota bacterium:
- the fdhF gene encoding formate dehydrogenase subunit alpha, translated as MSVTATIDGKSVDVREGESILEAARRCGTDVPTLCYDSRVDPSASCRMCVVKVDGRRLPVASCAHALQADMNVTTSDDELEENRKTILKLVLSENPTEECRSCIERGPCELHSLATDYGVEADYYDGAISGRIPEDSNPFIARDYSQCILCYRCTRVCNELEQAHAIIPEGRGFGTNIVAPFHESLLGSNCTFCGQCIQTCPTGALMDKKMLGKAVAEDVTKVRSICPFCGTGCGIELNVAKGEFIGVTPDWDAPASAGSLCVKGQFGIDFIRSPDRLTTPLVRRDGVLQPATWDEALTLLVDKFQTVKAESGPGAFALWSSARAPSEGNFLMQKLARAVLGTNNIDNCSRTUHAPTIAGMAVMVGRGAMTNSIAELENAKLIFATGTNTTETHPVLALRVKRAVARGAKLIVADPRRIELTGMADRWLRLRIGTDIPLYNAMAHVIIKEGLYNKEYVARRTEGIEELAEFVKGYTPQVAEKISGVPAQDIIDTAREYATAGNASIIYTLGITEHSCGVHNVQSLANLGLLCGYFGMESAGVNPLRGQNNVQGAGDAGCTPNYLPGYQRISNREAREAWEREWGVPIDPNPGKTKISILDEIFEDKVRCVYIMGENTAVSDANVLKTRAALERVEFLVVQDMFLTDTAKMADVVLPAAAFAEVDGTFSNTERRVQLLNKAVEPPGEARADWEIFLDIINRMGYPLHYNHASEVWDEQARNSPILAGINYDRIRMQGIQWPCPTTDHPGTPYLHKEEFFSEKGYFQPVPHVDLAEPPDAEYPLILTTGRRRPTYHTGTQTGRVDGFELLVPREGLEVHPDDADALGIKDGDLVEITSRRGSLQLNAIITDKSPEGVVFMTFHFPEGVLTNVLTTDAHDPVTETAEFKACAVKVVKVTEPEEIPASG; from the coding sequence ATGAGCGTTACCGCAACCATCGACGGTAAGTCAGTCGACGTCCGGGAGGGGGAGTCCATCCTGGAGGCCGCGCGCCGCTGCGGCACGGACGTGCCGACGCTCTGCTATGACTCCCGCGTCGACCCCTCGGCAAGCTGCCGCATGTGCGTCGTCAAGGTCGACGGGCGCCGCCTCCCCGTCGCCTCCTGCGCCCACGCCCTGCAGGCGGACATGAACGTCACCACCTCCGACGACGAGCTCGAGGAGAACCGCAAGACCATCCTGAAGCTCGTCCTCTCCGAGAACCCCACGGAGGAGTGCCGCTCCTGCATCGAGCGCGGCCCCTGCGAGCTCCACTCGCTGGCGACGGACTACGGTGTCGAGGCGGACTACTACGACGGCGCCATCAGCGGCCGCATCCCCGAGGACAGCAACCCCTTCATCGCCCGCGACTACTCGCAGTGCATCCTTTGCTACCGCTGCACCCGCGTCTGCAACGAGTTGGAGCAGGCCCACGCCATCATCCCGGAGGGCCGCGGCTTCGGCACCAACATCGTTGCGCCCTTCCACGAGAGCCTGCTGGGCAGCAATTGCACCTTTTGCGGCCAGTGCATCCAGACGTGCCCCACCGGCGCGCTCATGGACAAGAAGATGTTGGGCAAGGCGGTTGCCGAGGACGTCACCAAGGTCCGCTCCATCTGCCCCTTCTGCGGCACCGGCTGCGGCATCGAGCTCAACGTCGCGAAGGGCGAGTTCATCGGCGTGACGCCCGACTGGGACGCCCCCGCCAGCGCCGGTTCGCTCTGCGTCAAGGGCCAGTTCGGCATCGACTTCATCCGCAGCCCCGACCGCCTCACGACGCCGCTCGTCCGCCGCGACGGCGTTCTGCAGCCCGCCACGTGGGACGAGGCGCTCACCCTCCTCGTCGACAAGTTCCAGACGGTGAAGGCCGAGTCCGGCCCCGGCGCCTTCGCCCTGTGGAGCTCGGCCCGTGCCCCTTCCGAGGGGAACTTCCTTATGCAAAAGCTGGCGCGCGCCGTCCTCGGCACCAACAACATCGACAACTGTTCGCGCACCTGACACGCCCCCACGATCGCCGGTATGGCGGTCATGGTCGGGCGCGGCGCGATGACCAACTCCATCGCCGAGCTGGAGAACGCCAAGCTCATCTTCGCGACGGGCACCAACACCACGGAGACCCATCCCGTGCTCGCGCTGCGCGTCAAGCGCGCCGTCGCCCGTGGCGCGAAGCTCATCGTCGCGGACCCGCGCCGCATCGAGCTCACAGGCATGGCCGACCGATGGCTGCGCCTGCGCATCGGCACGGACATCCCCCTCTACAACGCCATGGCCCACGTCATCATCAAGGAGGGGCTCTACAACAAGGAGTACGTGGCACGCCGCACCGAGGGGATCGAGGAGTTGGCGGAGTTCGTCAAGGGCTACACACCGCAGGTCGCGGAGAAGATCTCCGGCGTCCCCGCGCAGGACATCATCGACACCGCCCGCGAGTACGCCACCGCCGGCAACGCCTCCATCATCTACACCCTCGGCATCACCGAGCACTCCTGCGGGGTCCACAACGTGCAGTCGCTTGCCAACCTGGGCCTCCTCTGCGGCTACTTCGGCATGGAGAGTGCCGGCGTGAACCCGCTGCGCGGCCAGAACAACGTGCAGGGCGCCGGTGACGCGGGCTGCACCCCCAACTACCTCCCCGGCTACCAGCGCATCAGCAACCGCGAGGCCCGCGAGGCATGGGAGCGCGAGTGGGGCGTGCCCATCGACCCGAACCCCGGCAAGACCAAAATCTCCATCCTCGACGAAATCTTCGAGGACAAGGTCCGCTGCGTCTACATCATGGGCGAGAACACCGCCGTGTCCGACGCCAACGTGCTCAAGACCCGCGCGGCCCTGGAGCGCGTCGAGTTTCTTGTCGTGCAGGACATGTTCCTGACCGACACCGCCAAGATGGCCGACGTCGTGCTCCCCGCCGCAGCCTTCGCCGAGGTCGACGGCACCTTCTCGAACACCGAGCGCCGCGTGCAGCTCCTCAACAAGGCCGTCGAGCCGCCCGGCGAGGCCCGCGCAGACTGGGAGATCTTCCTCGACATCATCAACCGCATGGGCTACCCGCTCCACTACAACCACGCCAGCGAGGTGTGGGACGAGCAGGCGCGCAACTCGCCCATTCTGGCGGGCATCAACTACGACCGCATCCGGATGCAGGGCATCCAGTGGCCGTGCCCGACGACCGACCACCCCGGCACGCCCTACCTGCACAAGGAGGAGTTCTTCTCTGAGAAGGGCTACTTCCAGCCCGTCCCCCACGTCGACCTCGCGGAGCCGCCCGACGCGGAGTACCCGCTCATCCTGACGACGGGCCGCCGCCGTCCCACGTACCACACGGGCACCCAGACCGGCCGTGTCGACGGCTTCGAGCTGCTGGTGCCCCGCGAGGGCCTGGAGGTCCACCCGGACGACGCCGACGCGCTCGGCATCAAGGACGGCGACCTCGTCGAGATCACCTCGCGTCGTGGCAGCCTGCAACTGAACGCCATCATCACCGACAAGTCGCCTGAGGGCGTCGTCTTCATGACCTTCCACTTCCCGGAAGGCGTCCTCACCAACGTCCTCACCACAGACGCACACGACCCGGTCACAGAAACAGCCGAGTTCAAAGCCTGCGCCGTCAAGGTAGTCAAGGTCACGGAACCGGAGGAGATCCCGGCGTCAGGCTAA